In Canis lupus baileyi chromosome 15, mCanLup2.hap1, whole genome shotgun sequence, one genomic interval encodes:
- the LOC140605444 gene encoding beta-defensin 107A-like codes for MSGAMRIFFLVSAALILLAHIFSAHGAIHRRMQCQKMDGRCEVECLSFEDKIGGCRAELTPLCSKKRKNN; via the exons ATGTCTGGAgccatgagaatttttttcttagtttctgctGCTCTCATTCTCCTTGCTCACATTTTCTCAG CCCATGGAGCTATACACAGAAGGATGCAGTGTCAGAAGATGGATGGTCGCTGTGAGGTTGAGTGCCTTTCCTTTGAAGATAAGATTGGGGGCTGTAGAGCTGAACTGACACCACTTTGctccaaaaaaaggaagaataattaa
- the LOC140605399 gene encoding ubiquitin carboxyl-terminal hydrolase 17-like protein 6 — MEAAHLHPSEEPQFSASPKPQSDWSRRGGAEVHGGPSVPERTSPASKTLSSPTDPLAPASAGLPPTKTPLSWKSLSQVGAGLQNMGNTCYVNATLQCLTYTEPLASYMLSQQHGTTCRRQTSCMLCTLQAHLTRVLCHPGRVLRPLPLLLAAFHRHKQEDAHEYLMFILDAMQQACLPEDKLSDPERPQDSTLIQQLFGGYWRSQIQCLHCQGISSTLEPYLDISLDIGDAHSVSQALEQLVKPELLEGENAYHCRKCLEKVPASKVLTLHTSPKVLILVLRRFSDLTGNKMTKEVQYPERLDMQHYLSEQRAGPLVYVLYAVLVHAGRSCHSGHYFCFVKAGNGQWYKMDDAKVSACDVTCALRQPAYVLFYMQKTDLERDLGRESVKEGGLASPEADPTVVGEASGEPATDPSVNLPELEERGEETSRQQMTLDQWRCLQECNRPKPELNVRRREIALPANAVILHHSKYRPEMPKNHPQQTVDLLTTAAGMLPPQVAGDVAKVPRGAGALAGNGHLIALMKSSRTELLEHKVRQLLLALQRRDVISICSFLDDYRGFATTDEVLDLLSTEAISCMLEIWLDYFRDEFCQLPEFPSLRMILEFMRQRMPGSDVELHSRRYRQQFRRFQQRSQRGFRVMELVLAAGAEDLVKAEMLAPEFKVVQVLVEPMIPCPDEEEPPAPVATPEE, encoded by the exons ATGGAggctgcccacctccacccctcagaGGAGCCTCAGTTCAGCGCCTCTCCCAAACCCCAGTCAGACTGGTCAAGGAGAGGCGGTGCTGAAGTCCACGGAGGACCCTCTGTGCCCGAGAGGACATCTCCTGCATCAAAGACGCTCTCCTCCCCGACTGACCCGTTGGCTCCCGCATCAGCAGGGCTGCCTCCCACCAAGACGCCTCTGAGTTGGAAGAGCCTTTCCCAGGTGGGAGCCGGGCTTCAGAACATGGGCAACACTTGCTATGTGAATGCGACCCTACAGTGTCTGACCTACACAGAGCCCCTCGCCAGCTACATGCTGTCCCAGCAGCACGGGACCACCTGTAGGAGGCAGACATCCTGCATGCTGTGTACCCTGCAGGCTCACCTGACGCGGGTTCTCTGCCATCCTGGACGTGTGCTCCGGCCCCTGCCACTCCTGCTCGCCGCCTTCCACAGACACAAGCAGGAAGATGCCCATGAGTATCTCATGTTCATTCTGGATGCAATGCAGCAAGCATGCTTGCCTGAGGACAAGCTCTCAGACCCTGAGCGTCCTCAGGACAGCACCCTCATCCAGCAACTCTTTGGGGGGTACTGGAGGTCTCAAATCCAGTGTCTCCACTGCCAAGGCATTTCGAGCACTCTGgaaccttacctggacatcagccTGGACATCGGGGATGCTCACAGCGTCAGCCAAGCTTTGGAGCAGTTGGTGAAGCCCGAACTGCTGGAAGGTGAAAATGCCTACCATTGTCGTAAGTGTCTGGAGAAGGTGCCTGCGTCCAAGGTGTTGACTTTGCACACTTCCCCGAAGGTCCTCATCCTGGTCTTGAGACGATTCTCAGACTTGACAGGCAACAAAATGACTAAGGAGGTGCAATATCCTGAGCGCCTTGACATGCAACACTACctgtctgagcagagggcaggaccctTGGTTTATGTGCTCTATGCCGTGCTGGTGCACGCTGGGAGGAGTTGCCACAGCGGACATTACTTCTGTTTCGTAAAGGCAGGAAATGGCCAGTGGTATAAAATGGATGATGCTAAGGTCAGCGCCTGTGATGTGACTTGCGCGCTGCGCCAACCTGCCTATGTCCTCTTTTATATGCAGAAGACTGATCTGGAGAGAGACCTTGGGAGGGAGTCAGTCAAAGAGGGAGGACTCGCATCTCCCGAGGCAGACCCCACAGTGgtgggtgaggcctcaggagagccGGCAACGGATCCCTCCGTGAACCTTCCTGAGTTGGAGGAGCGTGGGGAAGAGACCTCAAGGCAACAAATGACATTAGACCAGTGGAGATGCCTCCAAGAATGCAACCGCCCTAAGCCTGAACTTaatgtcaggagaagagaaattgctcTTCCTGCGAACGCAGTCATCCTTCACCACTCCAAATACAGACCTGAGATGCCGAAGAATCATCCTCAGCAGACCGTCGACCTGCTCACCACTGCGGCTGGGATGCTCCCACCTCAGGTGGCCGGGGACGTGGCCAAAGTCCCGCGT GGTGCAGGGGCCTTGGCCGGGAATGGGCATCTGATCGCCCTGATGAAGTCCAGCCGGACGGAGTTGCTGGAGCACAAAGTCCGACAACTGCTGCTCGCCTTGCAGCGCAGAGATGTCATCTCCATTTGCAGCTTCTTAGACGACTATCGTGGATTCGCCACCACGGACgaggtgctggacctgctgtCCACtga ggccatctcctGCATGCTGGAAATATGGCTGGATTATTTTCGGGATGAATTTTGTCAGCTCCCAGAATTTCCCTCCCTGAGGATGATTCTGGAATTCATGAGGCAGCGCATGCCAGGCTCGGACGTGGAACTCCATTCCCGGCGTTACCGCCAGCAATTCAGACGCTTCCAGCAGCGGAGCCAGAGGGG CTTCAGGGTGATGGAGCTGGTCCTGGCTGCTGGAGCTGAGGACTTGGTCAAAGCCGAGATGCTGGCTCCTGAGTTTAAGGTAGTGCAGGTGCTGGTCGAACCTATGATTCCATGCCCCGATGAGGAAGAGCCACCTGCACCCGTGGCCACCCCAGAGGAGTAG
- the LOC140605445 gene encoding uncharacterized protein — translation MRGHVHRTIHGMPPPSSRYGYIVAACGDDDTVQRWKLAISCMLEIWLDYYGDDFCQLPEFPSLMKILQFVRQHMPGSDVELRARRNLQQFRRLHTVEPEAGASAQGKHPEAAQEQVPALTVGTAAPSGPAGIQAVPAAGAEGSGRAEAPAGEVKPLQIVVTALVHCSALEEPPAPAATPEEEQAPAPAIGVPRVPEPPPASGTTGFDP, via the exons ATGAGAGGTCACGTCCACAGGACGATTCATGggatgcccccgccctcctctagaTATGGGTACATCGTAGCTGCATGTGGTGACGACGACACGGTCCAGCGTtggaaact GGCCATCTCCTGCATGCTGGAAATATGGCTGGATTATTATGGGGACGACTTTTGTCAGCTCCCCGAATTTCCCTCCCTTATGAAAATTCTGCAATTCGTAAGACAGCACATGCCAGGTTCAGACGTGGAACTCCGTGCCCGGCGTAACCTCCAGCAATTCAGACGCCTCCATACAgtggagccagaggctgggg CTTCAGCCCAAGGAAAACACCCTGAAGCAGCTCAGGAGCAAGTCCCAGCTCTGACCGTGGGGACTGCTGCCCCGTCGGGGCCTGCGGGGATCCAGGCCGTCccggctgctggggctgagggctcgGGCCGCGCTGAAGCGCCCGCTGGGGAGGTGAAGCCCCTGCAGATAGTGGTCACTGCTCTAGTTCACTGCTCCGCCCTGGAGGAGCCCCCTGCACCCGCGGCCaccccagaggaggagcaggccccgGCACCTGCAATCGGGGTCCCCAGAGTGCCAGAGCCGCCACCTGCATCTGGAACAACTGGCTTCGACCCCTGA